The segment GGATATTTGAATGCACATCCCCAAAAAAAGATATACACCAAATTTTTAGTACAACATACAATGAATAATCTAATAAACTATTTTACTCCGCACACAGTGCGGGTTTCTACCTAGTAGTCTATTATTGTATATATGTCGTTTTTAAGtttaagatatattatattaaaatatcaacttgaccaactaataaatttttggtCCAACATCTTTTTCCCACGCgatctatttaaaaataaaaaaaaactgattattttataattgtatctattttaattaaatcacTGACCAcggtttatattttatttataacaaaaccAGTTATCAATCTTCCTCAAGAAatcagtttgattttttttttgattttgatgaGCATTAAATTTCTTAGAATTTAACCCAATTGTAGAAATCCAGCACAAAACAGTTATGTTTCtcataaattattatcattatttttatttttattttttgtcatcgacttttaTAGACTCAATcggactctgtaaaccaaactggtagcttTGCAACTATGTACACAACAAAAGACATATGTTTCCTAGCACTGCGTGCTAAGCTATCGGCCTTCAAATTATGTGTGCAAGGTACATGGATGATCTCTAAGCTATGAAAGGATTCTTTCAAGGTTTTTATATCTGCCAAATAAGTAGCAAACGCAGGCCATTCATCTGGTTTCAACACCATCTTTACCAGTTGTGAGcaatctgttgcaaacgtgacATGAAACTGACGCAAATTACGCACACATTCCATCGCCCAAAGTAAGGCTTCTATCTCAGAGTGAAGAGGATAGAGAGAAACCCTTACATTTTTTTCTCCCATTAGACCCGTAAGACCTTCAAGGGGGCTATACATCCCTGGCATGAAAGCCCTCATTATCCTTCCAAGACCCATCAAGAAAACACCAGTGTCCGGGAATCGTCGGAAGATTCGCTTGTTGTGGATTTGGTGCCGGTGTGTGTACTATTTGTGCCTCCGCCCAAAACCTTGATTATGTTTCCGCTAGTTGAAGAGTATCCCTAGGTTCCATATCCTAATTGTTGAAAACCTTGTTATTTCttcctttccaaatataccataagaTCCTTAGGTATTATGCCAAATTGCTGATAACTCAGAAATTATTCATGCAATAATTACGAAACTGATGAAGCtaagtttaaatattaaaattatctacattaaaacattaaatataaaatatttgcaCAAAATAATGCTtattatataacatttaaatgtagatatacaatcaaatatataaatttaattataataaactttGATATATGTTTGAAAAATCATTATCACACTACGACAACATACTTTACATCTCAGCAAAAGAAATTGATATTTATTCAGTCAGacattaatttattcaaattttaaatatttttacacatacattaaatttatcaattaacAAAGTACATGATGTGAGTTAACGGGATTTAGGTggattttaatagaaataaatatttatataaactcaTTTAGCTTAACgagttttaaataaatttattcagattaaaaatatttattaaatgtaattttacttaaagttagtaAAAACCATATTAACACATTTACACGCACACAcatatctctatatatatagcataatatatttacaagtaACTGTTTCAAACATTTTGTCAAACAAATTGTTCGGTTTTCGATGAGGGTTGGGTTTGATATTGTTTTCGGATATAACACATTAAGAATCATTAAAGTATATAAGCGAAGTCTTATAgagtatgagactttgattttcggATCGATTCCAAGTCGGTTTTTTAGGTACGTACatatattcttgactaattatgttaggttactactaagaaaatataatatgttgcaaactttaggaataaagtttagaaataatttctgaaatgcatatgacacaagtgtatagttatgcaacttgacatatttaatatagttaccaatatttattaaatgggattttacttaaagttaataaaaaacatattaacaCATTTacactcacacacacacacacacacacacacacacacacacacacacacacacacacacacacacacacacacacacacacacacacacacacacacacacacacacacacacacacacacacacacacacacacacacacacacacacacacacacacacacacacacacacagatatatatatatagcataatatttttacaagtaACTGTTTCAAacattttgtcaaaaaattgtttggttttTGATGCGGGTTGGGTTTGATATTGTTTCCGGATCTAACACATTAAGAATCAATCAAGTATATAAGCGAGGTCTTAATAGAGTACGAAACTTTTATTTTCGGGTGGATTCCAAGTCGGGTTTTTTAGGTATGgatattcttgactaattatattaggtaactactaagaaaatataatatgttgcaaactttagaaatgaagtttaaaaataatttctgaaatgcatatggcacaagtgtatagttatgcaacttgacatatttaacaTAGTtaccaaaatttatattatattaaattaataataaacacaaatataattataaaattacaaatataaaaattaaattatttaaaaaattaaaattaaaatatacccGTTGTTTGAAAGGACGGGTCAGAATATAGTATACAGTGAAATTACAATACGGCCTATgtttattatagtttttttttttgtaaactgggagggatttttttccttttttttgaaatagtATTGGGAGGAAAATTGATGCatatatttagtattttatcaagaaaatagtgagaaactaaaaaataatcGAAAGTTATATAAGAGCATGATTAATGGGGGAGACCCTGATTAGGTTCTTAATGAATATTTAACTAATAAACTTAAGTTAAGAATTCTTGTTAAGAGACTATTAGTTTGAGTGCTTAAATGGTAGAACTAAATTAAGGggtcttaaaaaaattataaaacattgttttattaaacataaaatttacttattaaataaaacatagtcAAAGACAATATTTTAaacatagattttaaaataaaaacataaaaacaaagattagTAAAATAAACGATAATCATTTCAAAGAAGCATCCAAGCTCAGTTGTTATCTTGATCACGTCCAAATTTACATCATATATGTTCAACCAAATCAGATCTCAGTTGTTGATGCAGTTGTCTAACGAATTCTAGTTCGAACATCCATCATATTGGCGATATTTGTAGGGATATCTGTAGAATATGTGAGATCCACATGTGAACTTCTATTGCCTTCTCCTTGTTGGAATTCTGAAACATCAAATTGAGTGTATCCATCTTGTTCGTTTTATTCTATCATATTATGGAGTATGATATATTCTCTCATAATCTTCCCAATTTTGACTTCATCTTAAAAAATTCTGGATTTCTAACAATGACAAATTGAGTTCGCAAGACTCCAAAAGCACGTTCTACATCTTTTTGGGCAGCTTCTTGATGTTGAGCAAATATAACTGCTTTCGGCCCTTGTGGAATTGGAACATATTGGATAAAAATTGCCCATTCTGGATAAATACCATCTGTGAGATAGTAAGCCAAATGATAGTCTCTTCCATTAATAGAGAAATTGTGGAGCTTGACCTTTTATtatgtcatcaaaaacaggtgaGCGATCAAGAACATTGATATCATTTAAGGTAACTAGATATCCAAAAAACGCATGACATATTCATAGATCATATGAAGCAACCGCCTCTAAAACGATTGTAGATTTTTCCTGACCACGTGAATATTGACCTTTCCAAGTGGTGGGACAATTCTTCCACTCACAATGCATACAATCGATGCTTCCTATCATTCCGGGAAATCCACGATGCTCTCCAATATCAAGTAGACGAAGATCAGCCGGTGAAGATGCCATATATGTGTACaaattgttttagatttttataaaaGGAAGAACATGAGAAGGAGAATGGAAAAAGATAGAAGATGACTGATGAATTCAAAGTTTACAAAGAGAGAATAAAACTTTGGTGAATTCAAACTTAAAATAGAACTGATGAATACAATGTGAATAATACAACTATGGTAGTCCGTGACTGTGCTAGTCCGTGACTGATGACACACGACAAGAATACAAGACTTTACACAAGAATACAAGCTCCAATTCAAACAATAATACAAAGTTTACACAAGAGTACAAGACTTCACTTCAGTCCATGattcttccactcccaatgctCCACTCTTTCACTCTTTCAAGACCTGAAAGTAAAGTCACACGACAAGTCATCAGAACAAGAAAGCATTTATATCATCAATAACCAGACAAgaaacacaaacataaaataaagagtAGCTATAATCAATAACCAGAAGAAGAAACACATCAGGATCTTTGCTTGTGTTTAACCACGAGCTGATGATCACAACATCATCTATTGGCGTCCATTTCCTTCGTTCTCTATGCTCTGCAGGAGTGTCTTTAccaaagtttgaatcttcaGTACCTTGAGTTCCAAATACAGGGACTTGTGATGAAAATAGTTCGTCATTATCTTGTACTAAACCGAAGACAGTATCTTGTTGACTAttaagaagttcaacaaacttTGATGTGTGCCTATATGGATTAGAATCCATATCCGAATATGtcaaagaaaagagaaagaaaagaacaatGTGTTTGATAGATGAGGGAGAAGAAGGAATGTGTTTTAtagaagagagaaaaaagaacACTGTGTTTAATATATCAACGCATTCATCACAACCAACCAAATCGACTTGATATATATCTTATACATTCATCACACTTCAACAGAGATTTATATCTAAccattacatttatttattaccTAACACAACCATAATTTAACACTAACCAAAACATTTATTAACGACAATTCAATTCAGACCAGAGTCAAAATCAATTCATTTCAGACCAGAATCAAAATCAACATCAATCTGAACTTAAGAAAAAACGACCTACAAATATAAACAATGCTTTTTATAAAACTTTCAATCAATTGAACATATCAAAGATAAATGTTTTACATGTTGCAACTGTGGTCTTCTAGTTTGACGAACCTTGCTCATGTCTCTTGATCCATCCATCTTAACACACAAATACAGAAACAAATCAAAAGTAATcacatgatatatatattaatcacgAGACAGAAACCAACACAAGACATAATCAATAGACACAAACCAAcacaacaaacaaatcaaaagttAGAAAACTTGTGACCCGAACAAGAAGGAGCATAATCTAAGACATGCATGAATCGAAGGattcaaacataaaataaaataacatagcTTTGCCTTTCGATTCGACTGAGCAGAACCAGTCGCCGTTTTCTTCGTCGAGGAGAGCCACCGAGAGAGAGGTGGAGTGAGTTTTTAATGAGGAGAGCCGTCGAGAGAGAGACAGAGGTTTTCATCATCGAGGAGAGCCACCGAGAGAGAGGCGGAGTGATTCATCATCTAGGAGAGCCACTGAGAGAGAAGCGGAGTCGTCGAGGAGAGCCACCGAGAGAGAAGCGGAGTCATCGAGGAGAGccaccgagagagagagatagagaaaaaTGCAAAATTCTCTCAATGGGGGACACATGTCTCCTAAGAAATGTGTCTTGTGACGCTTAATTAAGAAACGTTTCTTCAGTTAAcagctaatatttttttaatttctaattaCATTAAAAACCCCAACTAAGGAACTGCGTTAATCATGGTTTAAGAAACAAGAATCAGCTCTAGGAAGACCTGTAAATGTCCATGGCATAATATAATGAGTCCTCGTGTggctttttgtttttgaatttcaGTTAAATGGGTGCAACGGTCACATCTTTGGGGGTTCAGCAATCTTTGATTATCCTCGATTGGCGGCTCTTCCTCCAGTGCCGGTCCGGACATTTACGGTGCCCAAAGCGTAAAGAAAATTTGATGCCCCTtcatcatattattttttatttttatatttaaaactataaataatataaagctattaaaacataatttattttaaaaaataaagtacaAGATATCATAAcattattaaatgaaaatataacttttcatcaattttaaaattaaaacattataacaattttatgtTTGTTCGAATGtcattttagaaagaaaaaagatataaaaccttacaaaaagagagaaaatgaagacTTACATGGCAGAACAAAATATTCcaacaaaataattaagaatgattttaccaaaaaaataatcaacaaaaaaccaagaaaaaagaacaggtgataatttaaaataattgatatatagTATGTTGTGCGCATAACCATTATAGCAAATATCCATCCAAAGATatagaaaagagaaaataaatgttaactaataataataataaagacaaaaaataaGTTGTCTAATTGAATTATTTAATATACTgtgtactccctccgtttcgaattatttgtcgttctagaggaaatattttgtttcaaaataagtgtcgttttcggtttccAATGCAAAATTcattgacaatattctctattctatatttttattggttgatatatggtttttttttttgacggcaaactGCTATTCTATtgctcaaacttgaggtggtctgggtaaccagaccggaatagaacaaccaacaaaaaataacttcctatggaaggatctagctgtcttaTTTAAAGAATCTGAAGTCTGGTTATGCGCCCTTGGAACAAAAGTAATCTTGAAGTCCGGAAAGCATATGAGCAGTGTCTCTATCCTCTCTAATTCCAtagcaaaacttggccaagcaTGTGGTTCCTTGATCATTGTAATCAAATCTTTGCAGTCTGTCCCGAAGTTCTGACATGTCGAATGCTGGAGCATGTTTTCCATTGCCCATCGCAGTGCTTCCACCTCTGAGTGTAGAGCTGATTCTTTTCTAGGAAAATTCTGAGATCCCATAAGTTGCGTCTTTCCCCCACTGTCCAACCAGACCCATCCACATCCGCTAAATTGAGCTTGAgatgtccatgatccatccagtAAGCAGATGTTTCCCAAGCTTATGACTTGAGACTCCTCTACATTACTCTCTTGTACTATTGGAGTTATCTTCTCATTGGCATTAAACCAAGCTGGACACTCACTCTCAGCATAACGAACTATTTCCAGAGGATCTCTGTCAATTCCCCTAAAGAGTTTGTCATTTCTCGCCTTCCAAACGTACCAAATTATCCAAGGATAAGGATCCCTGTCTTGCTCTGGTTCAAGTGAACCGTCTTTTTCCCAAAAGAGGTAGTTCATATTCGTGTATATACTTGATGCTGGAAACACACCAGGATTCGTTGGAGTCGTTGAGTGCAGCCAAACTTGCATAGCAGGTGGACATTCAAAAATAGCATGTGTTACTGACTTCTCTGGTTCACCACATCTTGGGCAGTAGTTATCACATCTTATATTTCGTCTTACTAAATTTCTCGTTACTGCCACCTGTCCAGTTAATAATTGCCATATAAGATGACACATTTTCTTTGGCGTctttatcttccaagcaaaggcttggagcTTTGTAATACTTGGCTCCAACACTTGCTTTTCATCTGCATCCTTCAAAAGATTTTGAGCAACCCAATATCCAGACTTAACCGTGTATTGTCCATGTCTTGTGAAGTTCCAGCAAAACGTGTCAGGCCTATGAGTTGTGCTTATGGCTAGACTCCTTATGAGTGGTATGTCATCAGGGCTTACATATTGCTCCAATATGTTAACATCCCATTCCTTTAGCTCCTGATTAATAAGATCACTCACTCTCATGTTTGGATGCATAACTGGCGCTATAGGTATAGCTGGCCTAGCAGGATTCAATGGAATCCAAGGATCCTCCCACACTTTAACCTCATACCCAGAGTGTATTTTCTGCCTTATCCCCAGCAACAACAGCTCTCTCACAGCTGAAATACTAGTCCAAATATAAGATGGACTGTTTACAGAGTTTACTCGCAAAGGCGAGCTTAGTCTGTAATATCTTCCTCTTAATACACGGGCGACCAGCGAATCCGGGTTTTGTGTTAGCCTCCACAGTTGTTTCGCCAATAATGCCAGGTTAAACTCATGAATCATACGAAATCCAATCCCTCCTTCTTATCTCGGTAGGCAGACTTTTTCCCATTTCGACCAGTGTATTCCTCTCTTCGGTGGATTTGAACTCCACCAGAATTGAGCAATAGCGCTTGCAAGGTTTTCACATATCTCCAATGGGAGCAGGAAAGTAGACATAACATACGTCGGGAGAGCAAGTAGAATTGACTTAATCAATACCTCCTTTCCTCCTTTCGAGAGCCATCGGCCTGTCCAGCCATTCACTCTATGCATTAGTTTGTCTTTTAAGAAGGAAAATAGCTTGCATTTTGACCCACTTATATCTTCTGGAATACCCAGGTAAGTCCCCATCCCTCCATCATTTTGTATTCCAAGTACGTCTTTAATTTCTTGTCTTGTGGTTGCGTtaatcctcttaccaaagagtaaggaaGACTTATCAAAGTTGATACACTGTCATGATGCTTTACCATATATCCTGATCactttcattacttcttcacACTCACGGGGCTCCGTCTTACAgaagaaaaggctatcatcagcaaatagCAGGTGGGATATCGATGGACACGCGCGGGTAACGCGCATCCCTGTTATCTTTCCCTGGTTCTCTGCATGATTGAGAAGGCTAACGAGCActtccgtgcatagaataaaaatgaaaggagacaaaAGGATCTCCTTGGCGTAGGCCTCTTCCTGGAATAATGTTTCCTCTCGGTTGGCCATTCATGAGGACTTTATATTGTACTGACGTAATACATCTTATTATCCATGTGATCCATGTTTCCGAGAAACCCATCTTTCTCATCACAGCTTCAATAAATGACCATTCCATCCTATCATAGGCTTTGCTCATGTCCGTCTTAATAGCCATTCTTTTGTTGCGTCCGCTTGGCTTTGTCCTAAGAGCATGGAACATTTCTTGAgcaatcataatattatcagaAATCTGTCTTCCAGCAACGAAGGCTGACTGGGTTTCCGATATCAATCCAGGTAGTACTTTCTTTAGTCTCTGGCATAGGACCTTAGAGATGATCTTGTAGCTAACGTTACACAAACTAATAGGCCGAAACTGAGCCATATCATTTGGTTTTGTCGTCTTTGGGATGAGACAAATATTAGTTTCATTCAGTCCATCAGGCATTATCCCTTCAGTAAGGAACTTATTAACCATAAGAGTTAAATCGTCCTTTACTATATCCCAAAACTTCTGATAAAACAGCGCAGTCATCCCATCTGGCCCCGGGGCTTTTTCTGGATGCATAGCAAAGAGAGCTAATTTGATCTCCCACTCCGTTACCGGTGCTGTAAGACTTACGTTCATAGGCTCCGTTATTGTCGTAGGAACTTCAGCTAGAGCTTCTTCAATATCCAGTGGATTAGACGACTCAAAAATTTGTCTAAAATAACTAGTAGCAATGGCTACTAATCCTTCTTCATCCTCCACAATATTTCCATTTCCATCCAATAGCTGAGTGATCTTGTTCC is part of the Raphanus sativus cultivar WK10039 chromosome 5, ASM80110v3, whole genome shotgun sequence genome and harbors:
- the LOC130494887 gene encoding uncharacterized protein LOC130494887, translated to MRAFMPGMYSPLEGLTGLMGEKNVRVSLYPLHSEIEALLWAMECVRNLRQFHVTFATDCSQLVKMVLKPDEWPAFATYLADIKTLKESFHSLEIIHVPCTHNLKADSLARSARKHMSFVVYIVAKLPVWFTESD
- the LOC130494888 gene encoding uncharacterized protein LOC130494888, translating into MIHEFNLALLAKQLWRLTQNPDSLVARVLRGRYYRLSSPLRVNSVNSPSYIWTSISAVRELLLLGIRQKIHSGYEVKVWEDPWIPLNPARPAIPIAPVMHPNMRVSDLINQELKEWDVNILEQYVSPDDIPLIRSLAISTTHRPDTFCWNFTRHGQYTVKSGYWVAQNLLKDADEKQVLEPSITKLQAFAWKIKTPKKMCHLIWQLLTGQVAVTRNLVRRNIRCDNYCPRCGEPEKSVTHAIFECPPAMQVWLHSTTPTNPGVFPASSIYTNMNYLFWEKDGSLEPEQDRDPYPWIIWYVWKARNDKLFRGIDRDPLEIVRYAESECPAWFNANEKITPIVQESNVEESQVISLGNICLLDGSWTSQAQFSGCGWVWLDSGGKTQLMGSQNFPRKESALHSEVEALRWAMENMLQHSTCQNFGTDCKDLITMIKEPHAWPNHLKFEQ